In Chthoniobacterales bacterium, the sequence GGTGGTGACCGCGCCCGACGCCGCGCCGTGGGTGCGCCAGCTTTTTCCCGAGAACCGCCCGGCGCGCCTCAGCCCGTCGGCGCTCGAAACCCTCGCGATCGTGGCTTACCGCCAGCCGATCGCACGGGCGGATATCGAGGCCGTGCGCGGTGTGAATGTCGATGGCGTGATGCAGACGCTGCTCGAGCGCGGTGTCATACGCATCACCGGGCGGGCCGATGTGCCCGGCCGGCCTTTGCTCTACGGGACGACGGAATTTTTCCTCGAGCACTTCGGATTGCGTTCGCTCGACGAACTTCCCAACTGCGCGGAATTGCGCCGCATCGAGTTGCCGGCCGCCATCGCCACGGATGACGCCCAGCCGAATTTGCCGTTTCCCGCCGAAGGGGGAGCGAATGGCGCCGCAGAGTCCGCAGCGGAGCCGCCGCAGGAGGCGGCCGCGGAGGTGACGCCGTGAATCTCGATGACCTCCGCGCCGCGGTGGATTCGGTGGACGACCGGATTCTCGACCTGCTGCGCGAGCGCGCGGAGCTGGTCGGACAAATCGGCCGCCTCAAGGAGAAGTCCGGCGGACCCTACTATGCTCCGGAGCGCGAGGATGCGCTGCTTCGCCGTCTTGTCTCCGCCAACAAAAGTCCCCTGCCCGAAACATCAATCCGCGCCATTTACCGGGAAATCCTCTCGGCCATGCGCGCCCTCGAGCAGACAATCACCGTGGCGTATCTCGGACCGCGCACCACGTTCAGCCACCA encodes:
- the scpB gene encoding SMC-Scp complex subunit ScpB; amino-acid sequence: MNHLTRVLEAMLFASDKPLSASECVKYLKGAVESAPEDADIAALAKTKQDDVAVVLRELQAAYEEQQRGFRVVESAAGWKVVTAPDAAPWVRQLFPENRPARLSPSALETLAIVAYRQPIARADIEAVRGVNVDGVMQTLLERGVIRITGRADVPGRPLLYGTTEFFLEHFGLRSLDELPNCAELRRIELPAAIATDDAQPNLPFPAEGGANGAAESAAEPPQEAAAEVTP